AGCCCGTAGTCATCCGGGAACTCGTGGTCGAGTGGGAAGCCGTCCAGGTCGATGCCGATCTGATCACGCATGAAGGACCCCTGATCGGGATCATAGCCAGCGGCCGGCGTGAACGCCCCGCGGCCGTCCTGGCTTTGTGTCTCGTCGGGATCGTAGCCAGCGGCCGGCGCACCGCCCTCGAAGATGAGGTTCTGCATGTAGTCCTCGTCGACGGCGGACGACATTCCCTCGAACAGGTTGCGGGCCTCCGAGAGCACGCCGGCCGGCGTCTGCCGCGCACGTTTCCTCGCGCCATCGGATGACGAGCCACCGGCCACCGGGGTGGCGTTGAGGTCGATGGGCGCGGGCGTGGAAGGCGCGACCACGCTCACATCGGGCGAGCACTCCCCGGAGAGGTGGGAGGCCTGTGGGTACACGTGGAAGCCGGGCACCGGGTTGCAAACCGACGCGCGGGGCGAGTCGGCAGCATCATCCGAGGAAACGCCGATGAGCTAGTGCTggccgcggcgacggcggcgttgAGGAGGCAGTGCTGGCCAGGGTTTAGCCCTAGCATGTAgagcgcctccctcgttgctGCCGCGACGCGGGCGTTGGTGACCTCCTGCTGCGCGGCGGCCTCATCCCTCGCGTCCGCGGCGTGCCTCCGGtccttcctcttggccgactccctTGCCCGCTGTGCGGGCGTCAGCGGCTTCCTTGGCTTGGCCGCGGCAGCGGTCTTGCGCGGGGCACGAGGCTTGCCTTTCCCGGCAGGGGCGGGGGCGCCGGAcgaggcgagggaggcgaggccggcggcggcaTCGAGGTCGATGGCGTCCTCCATGGCGGGGTGTGGGGCGGGAGCGCGCGGGGGGAGGGTTTTTGGGGGGGGAAATGAGGGGAAATGGTGGTGGCTGCCACCGACCGGCGGGCCCGGGGAGAGGAGTAGGCGCGCGCGTCCGTCTCGTGTCCGCGCCGATGCAAATCCGGCTCAAAAATGGACCGGGAATGGGCCGGCaagcggacgcgcgtccgtttgggtcggcgcgttgggccgacttttgtgtctgcgccgacccaaacggacgccagcggacgaaatgggtcgccccattggagttgctcttacgGCTCAATTACTTAAAAAAATCCGAAAATCTGAAAGAAAAAATACATGAAACTCAAAACCTGAGGCAAAGTTTCATGTGGAATAAATCTTGAGCTTTCTTAGTGGCTGCCTAATTAAAACTTTCCATCCTTAGGAAGGAAAAGGAGTACAAAGCCATGCACTAGATTACAAAAGGATAAAAAATTACAAAGCCTACAACTGTTCTTCCTCTTCTTCGGTGGTAAGATTTTTGAACTTGGCTTTCTGTCTTGTTTGTAAATGCTGGAAGATAACCATATAAGCCAAAACTTAACTGTGTCATTAAAGATAAGTTCCAAGTAAAGTCATAGAAAACCAAGATTCATTTTCTAAAGGGAAGTGCAGACCAACATCTCACCAAAATCATGACTTCACGAGAAATGAACTAGTTTCATAACAGAAGCCAAACAACTCAGGATCAGGCAATAGATATTTAAGCATGGACCTCAGTTAACAAATAGGATCTGAAATCACTTGGGTGAAGCTTTCATGAATTATTAGCCCAGCTCACCcaaaaccaaaaataaataaacaaaataaaataaagaggcTTTCATGTGGTGCCCAACTATTAAGCCAAAATCACTCAGTGAAAAGAAGTCATCCTTGTGAAATATCAGATGCGTCTCACCTCCCATGGGAGGCCGCGTAGTGCTTTATTGATTGATCGGGGCTTATCCCGTGTAACGCATACATTGTTCTGTTACAGCCGTGGTTGGCAAGGAGAGAATAAAGAGGAAAGAAAAGCAACAGTAAAAAGTAAATAAGCTAGAGGTATACGATGAGCGAATGCAAGCCATCCGATCTTCTTCTCCGTCAGCGATCCCAGCCGTTCATTATCTGAACCGGTACAGTTAACTGAAGACTAAAACACCTTGCAAGTTCAGTCACAATGACCCCTTGTGAGCGCGATCTTGTCTTCAAGAAGCTGAAGGTTGACGACGCCATGCTTTGACTGTCTTCTTGAAAAAGGCTGGGAATGTATGCTTCATGAAATCCACGTCTTCCCAAGTTGCGTCATCCAGAGGAAAATTCAGCTGGCTAATGTGGAACACTGGGTGGATACCCACGTTTGCAGCTGCAGGTGATATGCCACACTGCCCACATGATACAGTACTCGAAATGGTCCGTAGAACTTCTTTTGCAGCTTCATGTGAGAGCGAAGGCCAAAAGCATTCAGACGATATGGCTGAAGCTTCAAGTAAGCCATGTCACCTACTGCGAGAGTCCTTCCGACTCGCTTGCGATCTGCATATTTCTTCATGCGCTGCTGGGCAATTAAGAGATGTGCTTCAGTGTTGACAGTAGTTGTTGTCTGTGCCTCACTGTCAGTAGTGCCTACCATTGAGAACTCACTGATTTGTCGCCGTGGATATCGATATAAGGCCTCAAAAGGAGTCTCTTGGAGAGACGAATGAAAAGAACTGTTGTACCATTATTCAGCCATGGGTAAATACTGAACCCATTTCTTCGGATCGGTAGAAACCAGGCACCAAAGGTAATTTTCAATACACTGGTTCACACGTTCAACTTGCAAGGTCAGTCTGACAATGTCGCATTCTCCATTGGAGATGCATTTTGATGTATGAGTTCCATATCAAGAAAGACTTTTTCCAAAGATGTTTCCAGCTAATTAAAACAAGTCAAAACTGGAACAGAACCATACAAGCCAAAGCTTAACTGCGTCATAATTCATAAACCAAGATTCGTTTTTTAAAGAGAAGCCAACAAAGTGTAGACCAGCATCTCAATCAAATAGTTTCAGAATAGAAGCCAAACAACCATAACGATCAGCCAATAGATACTTAAGAAATGGACCTTAATCAACAAACAAGATTTGAAATCATTTGTGTGAAGCTTTCACTGATTAGTAATCCAGCCCACACAGACCCAAAAAAAAAAACAGGCTTCATGTCGTGCTCCAGCTAAGCATTATAAATTCAACTGATCTAAGCCCAGCTGTTAAGCCAAAATCATTCAGGGAAAAGAAGTCATCCAATTTTAGCAAGAGAACCAATATTAAGGCAAAATGAACATAAATCTGTTCTTACCAGTTCAAGATGGAAAAAGAACAGCAAGAGCATGAATAGCGAAAACAAACTGCTAACTATCGATAGggtccttttctaaaaaaaaaaatCGATAGGGAAAATGCTCTCAGGTTATTATTATACTCCCTCTTCTAGTTCTGGAGAAGTTGTTGGTTTAGGCATGGGTTTAATTAACTTTTTCCAAACTTTGACTCACTATATTTCATAATATTTTTGGATTGGATATGTGAAAACAATGTGTAGGTTTATGTCATTAAGTATTTTCAAAACAATATTGTCTTGAAGAGCTTTACAGTTATAATGTATAATAAAAATAACGGTTATCTCTCATAAAGTATTTTAAAGAAGTATAAATTTGAAGAGTTTTATAGTTAACGAAAATAAGCAGTAAAAGTTGCATTATGGGGGCTTCTTCAGAACTAGACTAGAGGGAGTATGTTCATCATTGAGCAACACACACATATTGTGGTGCTTCCCCATCAACCTAAAGCCTATTTTTATTCACACACAAAAAACTAAAGCCTATTTAAAAGGTGTATACCATCCAATTTAAGAGATAATTTTTAATTCTGGAAAATTTAGTGGTTTTGATTTACGTTTTGTTAGTGTAAATAAACAGAAATTACTATGTAAAAGAGGGGGAGAGGTGGTAGATCTTACCAGTGTGTGTTACCTGATCTGACTGGAGCTAATGAGGGTTCCCAAATCCGACACCGAACCATCTTGCAGTTAACAGCTGAAGGATATTGTCTTTAACCTCGCAGTATCTTTGGGCCCAGCCTTTTGGTTCGGTGTCATCAACTCCTAAGCCAGGAGCCCGGTCCTTTGAGTCGAGGTTGATCGGATCTTTCCAATCAGCCACATAAGCGGACACGCGCCTCTTGAACTTGACTTTGAACTCCGACCAAGCTTGGTATTTGTAGTGGTTAATACGTGCCAGCACGGTCCAGATGCTTTTGAAAGCAGGCTTGAGCTTAAAATGATGGACCACATTCATGAGGGATGGTTCCACGGCGTCGAGACGGACCAAGGATTTGTGCCGCTGCGGGTTCTTCAACCGGCAAGTGTAGCCCTGGCAGACCCCCTCTGGTGGATGTGCTGTTTGGCCCGAGGGGGCAAAGTCATAACAAGCAAGGTATATTTGGCCAACGCTGTCATCAACAGAAATGACGGGCTCTAGCAAAGATTTTGATGGCTTCTCCAATCCTGCCCAGCTTGTTGAGAAGATGAACTCATCAACATCTATGACAGCCATCCATTGGCACGAAGCTTGCTGTGTGGCCACGCAATGAGACAGACCAGCTTCTTGGACCTTGGTCCAAGGCCATGGCACGGTTGTGATGTTGAGCCCGGAGGATATGAGCTGCGCCACTAGGCCTGCCAAGTTGTCCTCGCTGCCATTATCGTAGATAAAGAACTGATCCACCCCAATCGCACTATGGTAGAGTGCCCACTCCCTGAGAAACTTGGAGATGTTGCGTCCCATTGTGCAGGCGCAAATTGAACTCTTGTGGGGAGTCAGCGAAGAAGATTCAGCTTGCTGTCGACGAAAGGTTGCAAGGGAGGGCATGGGATCCTCGCCGGTGACCCCTAGTGTGACAAGAACCTTGGTGCTTCCTCCTGACTTGACAGGTGTAGGCGGCGAGGGGCAGCGAGTAACTTGCTGTACTGAGCTGATTGCCGGCGTAGATGCCAGCATGGTATCGGCGCCGTCGCTGTAGCGATACAGGCACCGAAGACCTTGGCGGCGGCTGATTCCCTTAGCGAAGACGAGCACGTCGCCTCCGTCCAGAAGAGCCGAGTCAAACACTATCGGGTCGCTGCTCCAGTTAAGCAATGCGCGGCccggagaaggagaaggaggatcTGGAGCAGCTGCGGCGGCCGAGGAGGTGGAGGAGTGGAGTAAGAGCGGCGCTTGGAGCTGCTGGAAGCTCTGCGCTGGCTCGGGAAGGCGGCAGACGTATGCGTGAAGCCCGGACGCCGGCAG
The sequence above is a segment of the Aegilops tauschii subsp. strangulata cultivar AL8/78 chromosome 6, Aet v6.0, whole genome shotgun sequence genome. Coding sequences within it:
- the LOC109744724 gene encoding glycosyltransferase family 92 protein Os08g0121900-like, with the translated sequence MPRHRRCSRLRRIVGGVSVGALLLLAGSGGHNAYAGRPVFSLPLGLGAPFPLVADSPAPPPFPFAADFSPSPSPSPQSQYSPFRLSDDSLARRLLPLRLRAGHSPPPQEADAVLLPDQVVLVLDDTEPTGDSICAFQGGASSPARPLGRLPASGLHAYVCRLPEPAQSFQQLQAPLLLHSSTSSAAAAAPDPPSPSPGRALLNWSSDPIVFDSALLDGGDVLVFAKGISRRQGLRCLYRYSDGADTMLASTPAISSVQQVTRCPSPPTPVKSGGSTKVLVTLGVTGEDPMPSLATFRRQQAESSSLTPHKSSICACTMGRNISKFLREWALYHSAIGVDQFFIYDNGSEDNLAGLVAQLISSGLNITTVPWPWTKVQEAGLSHCVATQQASCQWMAVIDVDEFIFSTSWAGLEKPSKSLLEPVISVDDSVGQIYLACYDFAPSGQTAHPPEGVCQGYTCRLKNPQRHKSLVRLDAVEPSLMNVVHHFKLKPAFKSIWTVLARINHYKYQAWSEFKVKFKRRVSAYVADWKDPINLDSKDRAPGLGVDDTEPKGWAQRYCEVKDNILQLLTARWFGVGFGNPH